One Bdellovibrio bacteriovorus str. Tiberius DNA segment encodes these proteins:
- a CDS encoding RDD family protein, producing the protein MDPFEEFEFKPLTDGLGFHKKKQANPAPEENFVATPRIKKDQGLELIEEASTDPLRPPLPRKKATTASLPPTPGGLTEVGGDGTSSAAVDEILKTLQKNRRLDFDKSTTKQKITGTATKEEFKKTTFSFSAALLDGMLVVAASLLCMIILLVVTKVDLIGNLTNPDSQGMIYLATFSLFAGVSFIYLTVNRIFVGCTPGEWAFDQRIGKPEELNKAAYSLKVVARSLVVIATGFAILPVLSVLFNQDITGSITGAQLFKKA; encoded by the coding sequence ATGGATCCTTTTGAGGAATTTGAGTTTAAGCCCCTCACGGATGGTTTGGGTTTTCACAAGAAAAAACAGGCAAATCCAGCTCCGGAAGAAAACTTCGTAGCCACCCCACGCATCAAGAAGGACCAAGGTCTGGAGCTGATTGAAGAAGCTTCCACCGATCCTCTTCGTCCACCATTGCCACGCAAAAAAGCGACAACAGCTTCCCTGCCACCGACTCCAGGTGGTTTGACTGAAGTTGGCGGCGACGGCACGTCTTCTGCGGCGGTGGATGAGATCCTTAAGACTCTGCAGAAAAACCGTCGTCTGGACTTCGACAAGTCCACGACGAAACAAAAGATCACGGGCACTGCTACCAAAGAAGAATTCAAAAAAACCACATTCAGCTTCTCGGCCGCTTTGTTGGACGGAATGCTGGTGGTTGCGGCAAGTCTTCTTTGCATGATCATCCTGCTGGTTGTGACGAAAGTGGACCTGATTGGCAATCTGACCAATCCGGATTCTCAGGGCATGATCTATCTGGCGACCTTCAGTCTGTTCGCTGGCGTATCCTTCATCTATCTGACTGTGAACCGCATCTTTGTCGGTTGCACTCCGGGTGAATGGGCGTTTGATCAACGTATCGGAAAACCTGAAGAGCTGAACAAAGCCGCTTACTCTTTGAAAGTGGTTGCACGTTCTTTGGTGGTGATCGCAACTGGTTTTGCGATCCTTCCGGTTCTGTCCGTTCTGTTCAATCAAGATATCACGGGCTCCATCACTGGCGCTCAACTGTTCAAAAAGGCATAA
- the rfaE2 gene encoding D-glycero-beta-D-manno-heptose 1-phosphate adenylyltransferase, producing MGQVRNLDNIETTLAPLRAAGKKIVFTNGCFDLLHVGHVRYLQEAQKLGDLLVVGVNSDASVKRLKGPTRPVQIEADRAEILAALGAVDFTVIFTEDTPENLIHKVRPDILVKGGDWKIDSIVGAPFVMSYGGQVMSLQFVDGKSTTKLIEKAQQ from the coding sequence ATGGGTCAGGTCCGTAATCTCGATAACATTGAAACGACTCTGGCCCCTCTTCGCGCTGCCGGCAAAAAAATCGTGTTCACCAATGGCTGCTTTGACCTTCTTCATGTGGGTCACGTGCGCTATCTGCAAGAAGCTCAGAAGCTGGGTGATCTGCTGGTGGTGGGCGTGAACTCGGACGCCAGCGTGAAGCGCCTGAAAGGCCCTACCCGCCCCGTGCAGATCGAAGCCGACCGCGCCGAGATTCTGGCAGCGCTGGGTGCTGTGGACTTCACCGTCATCTTCACTGAAGACACTCCGGAAAATCTGATTCACAAGGTACGTCCTGACATTCTGGTCAAAGGCGGCGACTGGAAGATTGATTCCATCGTCGGCGCTCCGTTTGTGATGTCTTACGGCGGTCAGGTCATGTCCTTGCAGTTTGTCGATGGCAAATCCACGACCAAACTGATCGAAAAAGCCCAGCAGTAA
- a CDS encoding MFS transporter: MKGFGYGFAELGINCVEIFLRLHLLVFYTQEVGLNSSLAGLALGLAIFWDALIDPMIGYYSDRVRFKRGERYSFLPWGLVFLCVSIMGLLNPPPMESMTTKFLYLLGFSLLVNTAYTCLSVPYSALVGDLAEDSRERSKLIGWRLAFGNLGAIFGIAVPGYFLIARESKPYAQTAWMIVLLLCVGTLVSWYTALRYNRPARQGQGQAKFSMFQPLKNRNFMPLLSAYFVANIGLTFNSSVALYFYREALEFSEKEITAVLLLFLLSFTIAIPGWLLLVKYVPKRRALMWGVFVLGMVSSFIYPMLPPEQVGWALLWASGVGGMLVGSAVLLESLLTDIVKAEEDRTGRDELGLYFGVWKMIGKISRGVALAVTGQILTWALTEQSEVTHFRLGLAFGPLVGSLFILAVLLLWKLSNGRSAVK; the protein is encoded by the coding sequence ATGAAAGGCTTCGGCTACGGCTTTGCAGAGTTGGGAATCAACTGTGTTGAGATTTTCCTGCGTCTGCATTTGCTCGTCTTTTATACTCAGGAAGTGGGTTTAAATTCATCCTTGGCCGGGTTGGCGCTGGGACTGGCCATCTTTTGGGATGCGCTGATTGATCCGATGATCGGTTACTATTCTGATCGTGTGCGCTTCAAGCGGGGCGAGCGCTATTCTTTCCTGCCCTGGGGGCTGGTATTTTTGTGTGTGAGCATCATGGGATTGTTGAATCCTCCGCCCATGGAATCCATGACGACAAAATTTTTGTATCTGCTGGGGTTCTCACTGCTGGTGAATACGGCCTACACCTGCTTGAGTGTGCCGTATTCGGCGCTGGTGGGGGATCTGGCTGAAGATTCCCGTGAGCGTTCCAAGTTGATTGGCTGGCGGCTGGCTTTCGGCAATCTGGGTGCGATCTTTGGAATTGCGGTACCGGGATATTTTCTGATCGCGCGTGAATCAAAGCCCTATGCGCAGACGGCGTGGATGATTGTGTTGCTATTGTGTGTGGGCACGCTGGTGTCGTGGTACACGGCTCTTCGCTATAACCGTCCGGCTAGGCAGGGACAAGGGCAGGCCAAGTTTTCGATGTTTCAGCCGCTGAAGAACCGCAACTTCATGCCGCTGCTGTCGGCTTATTTTGTGGCAAATATCGGTCTGACTTTCAACTCGTCGGTGGCTTTGTATTTTTATCGCGAGGCCCTGGAATTTTCCGAAAAAGAAATCACCGCCGTTTTGCTGCTGTTTCTGCTGTCGTTCACCATTGCCATCCCGGGCTGGTTGCTGTTGGTCAAGTACGTGCCCAAGCGCCGGGCCCTGATGTGGGGGGTGTTTGTTTTAGGCATGGTGAGCTCCTTCATCTATCCCATGCTGCCTCCAGAGCAAGTGGGCTGGGCTCTGTTGTGGGCCTCTGGCGTCGGGGGAATGCTGGTAGGCTCTGCCGTGCTTTTGGAGTCGCTCTTGACCGATATAGTGAAGGCCGAAGAAGATCGCACGGGACGTGACGAATTAGGGCTCTATTTTGGGGTGTGGAAAATGATCGGGAAGATCTCTCGGGGGGTGGCTTTGGCTGTTACCGGACAGATCCTGACCTGGGCCCTGACTGAGCAGTCCGAAGTAACCCATTTCCGACTGGGACTTGCCTTCGGTCCGCTGGTTGGGAGCCTATTCATTCTGGCGGTCCTTCTGCTGTGGAAGTTGTCAAATGGGCGCTCTGCCGTGAAGTAA
- a CDS encoding polysaccharide deacetylase family protein — MKNLVFGGMLIMSAASLVGCGSQIGSSVRQAVSDNQSAQTLVEWENSEANPEALFANWRHEFMVDSSKRESMKTELCKELQTLPAQDLTLFENEIRDENNRALVSGCKEELLAQVDAHFDEQRETMAVQGHALKAVQSQNSFRFPDNTQKRDMSNGYMAVRGDVARKEIVLTFDDGPHGLYTDAILRALKEVNAKAMFFATGKSVRTNPDALKRVAADGHVIGSHSITHACLGTSIACYKQMGNRNLTFDEAAAEIRGGHQAVFDVLGWVDPVFRFPYGETSKDLKAFLKTKSTGEFAWNIESDDWRTQSNEQLLARVLANVESQGRGIVLFHDIQRRTAEIMPQFLRELYNRGYSVVLLTAADPSAKYNSKLVKRKQQLP, encoded by the coding sequence ATGAAGAATCTTGTTTTCGGGGGAATGTTAATCATGTCTGCGGCTTCCTTGGTGGGATGTGGAAGCCAGATCGGTAGCAGTGTTCGTCAGGCGGTGTCTGACAACCAATCAGCGCAAACGCTGGTTGAGTGGGAGAACTCTGAAGCCAACCCGGAAGCATTGTTTGCTAACTGGCGCCATGAATTCATGGTTGATTCCAGCAAGCGTGAATCCATGAAGACCGAACTGTGCAAGGAGCTTCAAACGCTTCCGGCCCAGGATCTGACTTTGTTTGAAAATGAAATCCGCGATGAAAACAACCGCGCTTTGGTGAGTGGTTGTAAAGAAGAGCTTCTGGCTCAGGTGGATGCGCACTTTGATGAACAGCGCGAAACCATGGCCGTTCAGGGGCATGCTCTGAAAGCTGTGCAGTCACAGAATTCTTTCCGTTTCCCTGACAACACCCAAAAGCGTGATATGTCCAATGGATATATGGCGGTAAGAGGTGACGTGGCTCGCAAGGAAATCGTTCTGACCTTTGACGATGGTCCTCACGGCCTTTACACTGACGCGATCTTGCGTGCTTTGAAGGAAGTGAATGCGAAAGCAATGTTCTTCGCCACCGGTAAATCTGTACGAACCAATCCGGATGCTTTGAAACGTGTTGCCGCTGATGGACATGTTATCGGCAGTCACTCGATCACGCACGCGTGCTTGGGAACCAGCATTGCCTGCTACAAACAAATGGGCAATCGCAACCTGACTTTCGATGAAGCCGCAGCGGAAATCCGCGGTGGTCACCAGGCGGTCTTTGATGTTCTTGGTTGGGTGGACCCCGTGTTCCGCTTCCCTTATGGTGAGACTTCCAAGGATTTGAAAGCTTTCCTGAAAACCAAGTCCACCGGTGAGTTTGCTTGGAATATTGAAAGTGACGACTGGAGAACTCAAAGCAATGAACAGTTGTTGGCCCGCGTTCTGGCGAACGTAGAAAGTCAGGGGCGTGGCATCGTCCTTTTCCATGACATCCAAAGAAGAACTGCTGAAATCATGCCTCAGTTTTTGCGCGAGCTTTACAACCGTGGCTACAGTGTTGTATTGCTGACTGCCGCAGATCCGTCTGCGAAGTACAACAGCAAACTGGTAAAAAGAAAGCAGCAGCTTCCATAG
- a CDS encoding YkgJ family cysteine cluster protein: protein MKKPDIDRPSTWKPYKSGMCNGCHGGCCTMPVEIKISDLIRLGVATEDEAQGSIKKLAKRLMKEGIIVSYRSGTEFFMLSQKANRDCLFLDTKTRLCTVYEKRPDTCREFPSIGPRPGFCPGSSHV, encoded by the coding sequence ATGAAAAAGCCTGATATCGACCGTCCTTCGACGTGGAAACCCTATAAATCTGGAATGTGCAATGGCTGCCATGGCGGCTGTTGCACGATGCCGGTCGAGATCAAAATCTCGGATCTGATCCGCTTGGGTGTCGCCACCGAAGACGAGGCCCAGGGCTCCATCAAGAAATTAGCCAAGCGTCTGATGAAAGAGGGCATTATCGTGTCCTACCGCTCAGGCACCGAGTTCTTCATGCTGTCTCAAAAAGCGAACCGGGACTGTCTGTTCCTGGATACCAAAACCCGCCTGTGCACGGTCTATGAAAAGCGCCCGGACACCTGCCGCGAGTTCCCCTCTATCGGCCCGCGCCCTGGCTTCTGCCCCGGCTCCAGCCACGTCTGA
- a CDS encoding 50S ribosomal protein L11 methyltransferase, with amino-acid sequence MSDTNSYFRIRLSQVPAELEDIITTHCFECGASGVTEALSFSQPDLTYDPKILHVRAHEMDVFFTEKPDNTFFDGLSEINDGIRWNIFEEETKDWLEEWKKGFKPFKLVGDFWVVPSWLTPPEECKHPIYIDPGMAFGTGTHATTQMMAFFIHKLSEKYKGDLANWAMLDVGTGTAILAMLAQMSGMGLVAGIEIDPEARRVARENVKLNKLPQIDIPETQIEDIRDQYDVVVANIIDGVLINIKKDLLRVLKPGGHMLLTGILEERDNHFFEKFMENSGLTVVRRIEKDEWVGYWVQS; translated from the coding sequence ATGAGTGACACAAATTCCTACTTCCGAATCCGCCTAAGCCAGGTTCCTGCTGAACTTGAAGATATCATCACCACCCACTGCTTTGAATGTGGCGCTTCCGGCGTCACCGAGGCTTTGTCGTTTTCGCAGCCTGATCTGACTTACGATCCCAAAATTCTTCATGTGCGCGCCCACGAAATGGACGTGTTCTTCACTGAAAAACCGGACAACACATTCTTTGATGGACTGTCCGAAATCAACGACGGCATCCGCTGGAATATCTTTGAAGAAGAAACCAAAGACTGGCTGGAAGAATGGAAAAAAGGCTTCAAGCCTTTCAAACTGGTGGGCGACTTCTGGGTTGTTCCATCCTGGCTGACGCCTCCTGAAGAATGCAAGCACCCGATTTACATTGATCCGGGCATGGCCTTCGGCACCGGCACTCACGCCACCACTCAGATGATGGCGTTCTTCATCCACAAGCTTTCTGAAAAATATAAAGGCGATCTTGCGAACTGGGCGATGCTCGATGTGGGCACGGGTACGGCGATCCTTGCGATGCTGGCACAGATGTCCGGCATGGGCTTGGTTGCGGGTATCGAGATTGATCCGGAAGCCCGCCGTGTGGCGCGTGAAAACGTGAAGCTGAACAAGCTTCCGCAAATTGATATTCCAGAAACGCAAATCGAAGACATCCGTGATCAATATGACGTGGTTGTTGCCAACATCATCGATGGGGTTCTGATCAACATCAAAAAAGATCTGCTGCGTGTACTGAAACCAGGCGGCCACATGCTGCTGACCGGGATTCTGGAAGAGCGTGACAATCACTTCTTTGAAAAGTTCATGGAAAACTCCGGCCTGACCGTGGTTCGTCGAATTGAAAAAGACGAATGGGTTGGATACTGGGTTCAGTCATGA
- a CDS encoding RsmE family RNA methyltransferase encodes MRRYWIEKKDLFQDQVNFTGDVFHHIFDVCRQDIGSKFEVLTEDSKAYFVEVTHVTKKNATARVLEERIIPALKEPHLHLVLSLSRFPVMDAIMEKAVEMGVTSIHPFFSEFSFLRKGEKLSDNKTDRWDKIVKSATQQSGRGDLMKVHPAIPFEKISDLINRNGSGVGLFAYEGPSTLSIKEYVTKAKADHPAGIKDVWIIVGSEGGFSHREVEEFQKLGLHPVTLGPQVLRVETACMTLVSVLKYDFDLMC; translated from the coding sequence ATGAGACGCTACTGGATCGAAAAAAAGGACCTGTTCCAGGATCAGGTGAACTTCACCGGCGACGTCTTTCATCACATCTTCGATGTCTGCCGCCAGGATATTGGTTCCAAATTCGAAGTGCTGACTGAAGACAGCAAGGCGTACTTTGTTGAAGTCACTCACGTGACCAAAAAGAACGCCACGGCCCGCGTTCTGGAAGAGCGAATCATACCCGCTTTGAAAGAACCGCACCTGCACCTGGTGCTGTCGCTATCGCGCTTTCCGGTGATGGACGCCATCATGGAAAAAGCTGTGGAAATGGGCGTGACCAGCATTCATCCGTTCTTTTCTGAGTTCAGCTTCTTAAGAAAAGGCGAAAAGCTTTCTGACAACAAAACCGACCGCTGGGACAAGATCGTTAAATCCGCCACCCAGCAAAGTGGCCGCGGCGACCTAATGAAGGTCCACCCTGCCATCCCATTTGAAAAGATCTCGGATTTGATTAACCGAAATGGGTCTGGCGTGGGTCTATTTGCTTATGAGGGTCCGTCGACTCTAAGCATCAAGGAATACGTCACCAAGGCTAAAGCCGACCACCCCGCTGGGATCAAAGATGTCTGGATTATCGTAGGCAGCGAAGGTGGGTTCTCTCACCGTGAGGTCGAAGAATTCCAAAAACTAGGCCTTCATCCAGTCACTCTGGGGCCCCAAGTTCTGCGAGTTGAAACGGCTTGCATGACCTTGGTCTCCGTCCTAAAGTATGACTTTGATCTGATGTGTTGA
- a CDS encoding tail fiber domain-containing protein yields the protein MRNGTYLIAILSLLTSISVLASPNSLTYQGRILKSDGHALEYNNVSFLFEITNPNGSCVIYREQKDGVNMVNSAGVFDVPIGSGTKLFPADPLFTLLESFNNSKVHNCFGGSTYPAQAGDTRLLKVQFHDGSGWKIISPSNEIRTVPYAAYALSSEKLGTKTEEDFLQKAGLPTCAAGTFLSWNGTTLSCAGVSGANGGTVSDVTSANSYITITNGTTTPQLTLNVGQNANQVAAGNDARFSDARVPTGAAAGDLGGTYPNPSVAKIQGVAISATAPTNGHFLKFNGTQWLSAQIGTGDVNGLTATLNNYMTQADFNTAVANANCAAHQTMYWNAVSGFNCQSINVSVAGDVSGTIGAVAVNKIKGIAVDTTGLVTGQVLKYDGTKFAPAADNDANSGGTVTNIATGTGLSGGPITSTGTISLANTAVTPAVYGSTTQVATFTVDAQGRLTAASNAAIAFPVTTVAGRTGAVNLDVGDVGNGAGKYFVYRPNNTACTDGQVLKWINANSRWECANDTDTSSGGTVTNIATGTGLTGGPITATGTIALANTSVAAGSYTRASITVDAQGRLTAASSGAAINLTSDITGTLPIANGGTGATTALGAFNALSPLTTKGDVLVRDGSNNIRLPVGTNGQVLTADSAVAAGVKWATPNAGTVTSVSGTAPIQVATGTTTPVISLSTVPVASGGTGVTSLTGDRLLVSNGTGSAVIPFTCGTGQMLTFNASGVMGCTTYSSSGIFANGGNSFGAAAVLGTNDAQSLTFETDANPRMTILATGKVGVNETAPTGNLHLSNTGAVDLRIQDKSGTPATLRILSQSGANYIESGTDFTNTTSADLHFTDMMGVNKWMTIKADGKVGINTNAPATNFQVKGGVVVGDLTPFPANFSVITTEALNATLRNHTETTGNYVASGAYQRFSPAANSTMSTHALVSIVVPNVPSGVTVTSQNEAFHANATRNRYAGNVDAGTVSNLTSGQFVYGHENYVVGNAPATTDAFGIRIVPHLQSGTVTNMYDLFLQNPSTGGTVTNRYGIYQQNTGARNYFAGATGFNTATTPLANVHIGSSGAGNAAYSSFQMGNDATSSNNFHIVNEYATNRRLNFYKGNLGSGGLLMSLSDTGYFVVGETASTGGGVLSLKPGGIDHTYIQFYARTASPTTRTGYFGTPAAGSTNMNVANEMEGGQIDFLTKNGGSVSAKMTLSAVGNLTTAGTVNGASDIRLKKDIHVLDGSLDKILQLKPSSYHWKDPNADPRLQMGFIAQELEKVYPHVVDENKKGIKAVSYINMIAPITSAVQELYHKFKAVLTNHDERISNLETQMTALQKQNELLLKQNEDLMKYIKSQNENTQRLPASSR from the coding sequence ATGAGAAACGGAACGTATCTGATTGCAATTCTCTCATTGCTTACGAGCATATCTGTGTTGGCTTCGCCCAACTCTTTGACCTATCAGGGTCGCATTCTGAAATCCGATGGCCATGCCTTGGAATACAACAACGTCAGTTTCCTTTTTGAAATCACCAATCCCAACGGCAGTTGCGTGATCTATCGCGAACAAAAAGACGGCGTGAACATGGTGAACTCGGCCGGTGTGTTTGATGTGCCGATTGGCTCCGGCACAAAACTTTTCCCTGCCGACCCCCTGTTTACTTTGCTTGAATCTTTCAACAACTCGAAAGTTCACAACTGCTTTGGCGGTTCTACTTATCCCGCACAAGCTGGCGACACACGCCTGCTTAAAGTGCAATTCCACGATGGTTCGGGCTGGAAGATCATCTCGCCTTCCAATGAAATCCGCACGGTTCCTTACGCGGCTTATGCTTTGTCGTCAGAAAAACTTGGCACCAAAACCGAAGAGGACTTCCTGCAAAAAGCCGGTTTGCCAACTTGCGCGGCTGGCACCTTCCTAAGCTGGAATGGCACGACACTAAGCTGCGCTGGTGTTTCCGGCGCCAATGGTGGAACTGTTTCTGATGTCACATCTGCCAACTCCTACATCACTATCACCAATGGCACGACCACTCCGCAGCTGACTTTGAATGTCGGACAAAACGCCAATCAGGTTGCTGCCGGGAATGATGCACGCTTTAGTGATGCCCGCGTTCCAACAGGCGCCGCTGCCGGTGATCTGGGTGGCACTTATCCAAATCCATCAGTTGCAAAAATTCAGGGCGTGGCGATTTCTGCCACTGCTCCGACGAACGGTCACTTTCTGAAATTCAACGGCACTCAATGGCTGTCGGCACAAATCGGCACCGGAGATGTGAATGGCCTGACGGCCACTTTGAACAACTATATGACCCAAGCTGATTTCAATACAGCTGTCGCCAACGCCAACTGCGCGGCTCACCAAACCATGTACTGGAATGCGGTGTCGGGCTTTAACTGTCAATCCATCAACGTCTCTGTTGCGGGTGATGTCAGTGGCACCATCGGCGCTGTGGCCGTGAATAAAATCAAAGGCATCGCGGTGGACACCACGGGTCTGGTTACTGGCCAGGTGCTGAAATATGACGGCACCAAATTCGCGCCAGCAGCTGACAATGACGCCAACTCTGGCGGTACCGTTACAAACATTGCAACGGGCACGGGCCTTTCGGGCGGTCCGATCACATCCACCGGTACAATTTCTTTGGCCAACACAGCAGTCACTCCGGCTGTCTATGGCTCAACCACACAAGTTGCTACATTTACGGTCGATGCTCAAGGTCGCTTAACCGCAGCGAGCAACGCTGCTATCGCCTTCCCGGTAACAACCGTTGCTGGTCGCACAGGTGCTGTGAATTTAGATGTGGGAGACGTGGGTAACGGTGCGGGCAAGTACTTTGTTTATCGTCCGAACAACACTGCTTGTACTGATGGCCAGGTATTGAAATGGATCAATGCCAATTCCCGCTGGGAATGTGCGAATGATACTGATACCTCTTCCGGCGGCACTGTCACCAACATCGCAACCGGCACGGGTTTAACCGGCGGTCCGATCACTGCGACCGGCACCATTGCTCTGGCCAATACGTCCGTAGCAGCGGGTTCTTACACTCGAGCATCGATCACGGTGGATGCTCAAGGCCGATTGACGGCGGCTTCCAGTGGCGCGGCTATCAATCTGACTTCAGATATCACCGGCACTTTGCCCATTGCAAATGGCGGTACCGGAGCAACAACAGCTTTAGGTGCATTCAATGCACTGTCTCCTTTGACAACCAAAGGTGACGTGCTGGTTCGTGATGGCTCGAACAACATCCGTCTGCCCGTGGGTACGAACGGTCAGGTGCTGACTGCCGACAGTGCTGTTGCTGCAGGTGTAAAATGGGCCACACCAAACGCCGGAACCGTCACAAGTGTTTCCGGAACGGCTCCGATTCAGGTTGCCACCGGAACAACAACTCCGGTGATTTCACTTAGCACCGTCCCGGTGGCGAGTGGTGGTACGGGCGTGACGTCCCTGACTGGAGACCGCCTGCTGGTTTCCAATGGCACAGGCTCTGCGGTGATTCCGTTTACTTGTGGCACTGGTCAGATGCTGACCTTCAATGCGTCTGGCGTGATGGGTTGTACGACTTATTCTTCTTCAGGCATTTTTGCCAATGGCGGCAACAGCTTCGGCGCCGCCGCGGTTCTGGGCACAAACGATGCGCAGTCTTTGACATTTGAAACAGATGCCAATCCCCGCATGACTATTCTTGCCACTGGCAAAGTCGGCGTGAATGAAACCGCTCCGACAGGGAATCTGCATCTGTCCAACACCGGTGCCGTGGATCTGCGCATTCAGGATAAATCAGGAACTCCGGCCACACTGCGCATTCTTTCCCAGAGTGGTGCCAACTATATCGAATCAGGTACTGACTTTACAAATACGACATCCGCTGACTTGCACTTCACCGATATGATGGGTGTGAACAAGTGGATGACCATCAAAGCCGACGGTAAAGTGGGTATTAACACCAATGCACCGGCAACGAACTTCCAGGTCAAAGGGGGCGTGGTGGTCGGTGATCTGACTCCGTTCCCGGCCAACTTCAGCGTTATCACAACCGAAGCTTTAAATGCTACCTTGCGCAATCATACTGAAACAACCGGCAACTATGTGGCTTCGGGTGCTTACCAGCGCTTCAGTCCTGCTGCCAATTCAACCATGTCGACACATGCTCTGGTCAGTATCGTTGTTCCTAACGTGCCGTCGGGTGTGACTGTAACAAGTCAGAATGAAGCCTTCCACGCCAATGCCACACGCAACCGCTATGCGGGGAACGTGGATGCGGGAACAGTTTCAAACCTGACTTCCGGGCAATTCGTCTATGGTCATGAAAATTATGTCGTGGGCAATGCCCCTGCGACCACGGACGCCTTTGGTATTCGCATCGTTCCTCACTTGCAGTCCGGAACGGTCACAAATATGTACGACCTCTTTCTGCAAAACCCAAGCACCGGTGGCACTGTCACCAATCGCTACGGCATCTATCAACAGAATACCGGAGCCAGAAACTATTTCGCCGGCGCTACTGGATTTAACACCGCCACCACGCCACTGGCCAACGTACACATCGGAAGCAGTGGCGCTGGCAACGCGGCTTATTCTTCCTTCCAGATGGGTAACGACGCGACATCAAGCAACAACTTCCATATCGTGAATGAGTACGCCACCAACCGTCGTCTGAACTTCTACAAAGGCAACCTGGGTTCCGGCGGCCTTTTGATGTCCTTAAGTGACACCGGATATTTTGTTGTCGGTGAAACGGCTTCCACGGGTGGTGGTGTACTATCGCTTAAGCCTGGTGGAATCGATCACACTTACATTCAGTTCTATGCGCGCACAGCTTCCCCTACCACTCGCACGGGTTACTTCGGTACACCCGCTGCTGGCAGCACCAACATGAACGTTGCCAATGAGATGGAAGGTGGACAGATTGATTTCCTCACCAAAAATGGTGGCAGCGTCAGCGCCAAGATGACTTTGTCGGCGGTAGGAAACCTGACCACGGCAGGAACTGTGAACGGCGCTTCTGATATTCGTCTGAAAAAAGACATCCACGTTCTGGATGGCAGTCTGGATAAAATCCTGCAGCTGAAACCGTCGTCCTATCACTGGAAAGACCCGAATGCGGACCCTCGCCTGCAGATGGGCTTCATCGCACAAGAGCTTGAAAAAGTTTACCCACACGTGGTGGACGAAAACAAAAAAGGCATCAAAGCCGTTTCTTACATCAACATGATCGCACCGATCACAAGTGCGGTGCAGGAGCTTTACCACAAGTTCAAAGCGGTCCTCACGAATCATGACGAGCGGATTTCCAATCTGGAAACGCAGATGACCGCCTTACAAAAGCAAAATGAGCTTCTGCTCAAGCAGAATGAAGATCTAATGAAATATATCAAGTCTCAGAATGAGAACACTCAACGTCTGCCGGCTTCAAGCCGATAA